Proteins co-encoded in one Prunus persica cultivar Lovell chromosome G6, Prunus_persica_NCBIv2, whole genome shotgun sequence genomic window:
- the LOC109950030 gene encoding G-type lectin S-receptor-like serine/threonine-protein kinase LECRK2 yields MGRGACGINSLCRLGDEGPICDCPRGYTSIDPNDVRKGCKQNFVPQSCDQVSPEHLFDFEVMQNTNFPLGDYEHFTEVTENWCRQNCLDDCFCAVAIVNSGGHCFKKRLPFSNGMIGPSVNAKALIKFGKDNSTLRSGGGAITKEKDNSTLILVGSVLMSSLGFLNILLPLITYLVVSRVYSRKAKVTQPHPVMSGMNLKDFTYEELKKVTNEFKDEIGRGASATVFKGVLASDTGRCVAVKRLDAKVRENDLEFKAEMSAIGRTNHRNLVQLLGFCNEGEHRILVYEFMSNGSLAGLLFGESMPNWYQRRQIALGIASGLLYLHEECSSQIVHCDIKPQNILLDDCFTARISDFGLAKLLRLDQTRSMTAIRGTRGYVAPEWFRSLPITVKVDVYSYGILLLEIIFCRKHFVEVADNEDEMILADWAYDCYMQKKLHWLFKNDEEEINDINEMEKYVMIAIWCIQEDPSLRPTMKKVTLMLEGTVEVSAPPPLS; encoded by the coding sequence ATGGGCCGTGGTGCATGTGGAATCAACAGCTTATGTAGGCTTGGAGATGAAGGACCAATTTGCGACTGCCCTCGTGGTTACACCTCTATTGATCCAAACGATGTGCGCAAAGGATGTAAACAAAACTTTGTTCCACAAAGTTGTGACCAGGTCTCACCAGAGCATCTTTTTGACTTTGAAGTcatgcaaaacacaaattttccaCTTGGAGATTATGAGCATTTTACGGAGGTAACTGAGAATTGGTGCAGACAGAATTGCCTAGATGATTGTTTTTGTGCTGTTGCAATTGTCAACTCCGGTGGACACTGTTTCAAGAAGAGACTTCCTTTTTCGAATGGGATGATTGGCCCTAGTGTTAATGCAAAAGCTCTGATCAAATTTGGGAAAGACAACTCTACTTTAAGGTCAGGTGGAGGTGCAATcacaaaagagaaagataatTCAACTCTGATACTTGTTGGATCAGTGCTCATGAGTAGCTTGGGGTTCCTGAACATCCTCTTACCATTAATAACCTATTTGGTTGTTTCTCGCGTCTATTCTAGAAAAGCAAAGGTCACTCAACCTCACCCAGTCATGTCAGGCATGAATTTGAAGGATTTCACTTATGAGGAGCTAAAAAAAGTTACGAACGAATTCAAGGACGAAATAGGACGTGGTGCTTCTGCAACAGTTTTTAAAGGAGTTTTAGCGTCTGATACTGGAAGGTGTGTTGCTGTCAAACGTTTAGACGCTAAGGTCAGAGAAAATGATTTGGAATTCAAAGCTGAAATGAGTGCTATTGGCAGAACAAATCACCGAAATTTAGTCCAGCTACTTGGATTTTGTAACGAGGGGGAGCACCGAATTCTTGTATATGAGTTTATGAGCAATGGCTCTCTAGCAGGCTTACTCTTTGGAGAATCAATGCCAAACTGGTACCAGAGAAGGCAAATTGCCTTGGGAATTGCAAGTGGGCTTTTGTATTTGCATGAGGAATGCAGCAGCCAAATTGTTCATTGTGACATCAAGCCTCAAAACATTCTTCTTGATGACTGTTTCACAGCAAGAATTTCTGACTTCGGATTAGCGAAGCTTTTGAGATTGGACCAGACTCGAAGCATGACTGCTATCAGGGGAACCAGAGGGTATGTGGCCCCTGAATGGTTCAGAAGCTTACCTATCACAGTCAAGGTTGATGTTTACAGCTATGGCATTTTGTTGTTAGAGATTATTTTCTGCCGGAAGCATTTTGTAGAAGTGGCAGACAATGAAGATGAAATGATACTAGCTGATTGGGCATATGATTGCTATATGCAAAAGAAGCTGCACTGGCTCTTCAAGAATGATGAGGAGGAAATCAATGACATCAACGAGATGGAGAAGTATGTGATGATTGCAATATGGTGCATTCAGGAGGATCCATCACTCAGACCCACCATGAAGAAAGTCACACTGATGCTTGAAGGAACTGTTGAAGTCTCAGCTCCACCTCCTCTTTCATAA